The following proteins are encoded in a genomic region of Opitutus sp.:
- a CDS encoding DUF3486 family protein: MTSTKKPRSDSKVAGLAPEIRAEVARRLGEANESYKDVAAWLKAEHGVTVSDGALCNWYSIHSWSQNAATARQFAEQVKAESKAQGNYDAATLALIQERAYIMARTQGADVNALATLAGIIGDSAKLRLKEREVTLNESSLNLKLRQYEDKISAARASLEKAKSKGGLNKTTLELIEEQLRLL, encoded by the coding sequence ATGACCTCCACCAAAAAGCCCCGCTCCGACTCCAAGGTAGCCGGTCTCGCCCCCGAGATCCGCGCCGAGGTGGCGCGTCGGCTCGGTGAGGCCAACGAGAGTTACAAGGACGTCGCCGCCTGGCTCAAAGCCGAGCACGGCGTAACTGTCTCCGATGGTGCCTTGTGCAACTGGTACAGCATCCACAGCTGGTCGCAGAATGCGGCCACCGCCCGCCAGTTTGCCGAGCAGGTCAAAGCCGAGTCCAAAGCCCAAGGCAACTATGACGCAGCCACCCTCGCGCTCATCCAGGAGCGCGCCTACATCATGGCCCGCACCCAAGGGGCCGACGTCAACGCCCTCGCCACCCTCGCTGGCATCATCGGCGACAGCGCCAAGCTCCGCCTCAAAGAGCGCGAGGTGACCCTCAACGAAAGCTCCCTCAATTTAAAGCTGCGCCAGTACGAGGACAAGATCAGCGCCGCGCGCGCTTCGCTGGAAAAGGCTAAGAGCAAGGGCGGCCTCAACAAGACCACGCTGGAGCTGATCGAAGAACAGCTCCGCCTCCTCTAA
- a CDS encoding DUF2335 domain-containing protein: MKKSPAPPVVKPQPALGTNLAFRAESFSGPLPPPDLLEAYERTSSGLADRIVKMAEAEQAHRHRYEAHELSWVYWLQMVGLVMGGGLAIAGLFLGAWLVYHDKTLAGFTLFLGALGGLLGTAIYKHRQGKTPPPV, translated from the coding sequence TTGAAGAAATCGCCCGCGCCGCCCGTCGTTAAACCCCAGCCTGCCTTAGGGACAAATCTGGCCTTTCGGGCTGAATCATTCAGCGGGCCGCTGCCGCCGCCCGATCTGCTTGAGGCCTATGAGAGGACCAGTTCAGGGTTGGCCGACCGCATCGTAAAAATGGCCGAGGCCGAGCAGGCCCACCGACACCGGTATGAGGCGCATGAACTAAGCTGGGTATATTGGCTTCAGATGGTTGGTTTGGTCATGGGGGGCGGCTTGGCTATCGCCGGATTATTTTTGGGTGCCTGGCTGGTTTACCACGACAAAACGCTGGCTGGTTTCACCTTATTTCTAGGTGCACTTGGCGGGCTCCTTGGCACGGCAATCTATAAACACCGCCAAGGTAAAACACCTCCACCGGTTTAA